The Corallococcus caeni genome includes a region encoding these proteins:
- the ftsA gene encoding cell division protein FtsA has product MAKQKSGEIIVGLDIGTTKICAIVGELTDSGIDIIGIGTHPSKGLRKGVVVNIEATVSSIRRAVEEAELMAGAEISHVYTGIAGGHIKGFNSQGIVAVKDKEVRDADIARVIDAAKAVAIPLDREVIHVLPQEFIIDDQGGIKEPLGMAGVRLEAKVHIVTGAVSSAQNIVKCANRTGLNVSDIVLQPLASAEAVLSEDEKELGVCLVDIGGGTTDIAIFSGGSIVHTAVIALGGNNLTSDIAIGLRTPAHEAERIKQKYGCALASMINKDETIEVPSVGGRQPRVLGRQILSEILEPRVEEIFQLVHREIQKCGYEDLLASGIVITGGSTLLAGMPELAEEVLGLPVRRGMPRGIGGLVDVVKSPMYATGVGLVVYGAKHMDRRMFRIREDGNVYKKVKGRMREWLEEIF; this is encoded by the coding sequence ATGGCGAAGCAGAAGTCGGGGGAGATCATCGTCGGCCTCGACATCGGCACGACGAAGATCTGCGCCATCGTCGGCGAGCTGACCGATAGCGGTATCGACATCATCGGTATCGGCACGCATCCGTCGAAGGGATTGCGCAAGGGCGTCGTGGTCAACATCGAGGCCACGGTGTCGTCCATCCGGCGCGCCGTGGAGGAAGCCGAGCTGATGGCCGGGGCGGAGATCTCCCACGTCTACACGGGGATCGCCGGCGGCCACATCAAGGGCTTCAACTCCCAGGGCATCGTCGCGGTGAAGGACAAGGAGGTCCGCGACGCGGACATCGCGCGCGTCATCGACGCGGCGAAGGCGGTGGCCATCCCGCTGGACCGGGAGGTCATCCACGTCCTGCCGCAGGAGTTCATCATCGACGACCAGGGCGGCATCAAGGAGCCCCTGGGCATGGCCGGCGTGCGCCTGGAGGCCAAGGTGCACATCGTCACGGGCGCCGTCTCCAGCGCGCAGAACATCGTCAAGTGCGCCAACCGCACGGGCCTGAACGTCTCCGACATCGTGCTCCAGCCGCTCGCCTCCGCCGAAGCGGTGCTGAGCGAGGACGAGAAGGAGCTGGGCGTGTGCCTCGTCGACATCGGCGGCGGCACCACGGACATCGCCATCTTCTCCGGTGGCTCCATCGTCCACACGGCCGTCATCGCCCTGGGCGGCAACAACCTGACGAGCGACATCGCCATCGGCCTGCGCACCCCCGCGCACGAGGCCGAGCGCATCAAGCAGAAGTACGGCTGCGCGCTCGCGTCCATGATCAACAAGGACGAGACGATTGAAGTGCCCAGCGTGGGCGGCCGTCAGCCGCGCGTCCTGGGCCGGCAGATTCTCTCGGAGATCCTGGAGCCGCGCGTGGAGGAGATCTTCCAGCTGGTGCACCGGGAGATCCAGAAGTGCGGCTACGAGGACCTGCTCGCGTCGGGCATCGTCATCACGGGCGGCAGCACGCTGCTCGCGGGCATGCCGGAGCTGGCGGAAGAGGTGCTGGGCCTGCCGGTGCGCCGGGGCATGCCGCGCGGCATTGGCGGTCTGGTGGACGTGGTGAAGAGCCCCATGTACGCCACGGGCGTGGGCCTGGTCGTCTACGGCGCCAAGCACATGGACCGCCGCATGTTCCGCATCCGCGAGGACGGCAACGTCTACAAGAAGGTGAAGGGCCGGATGCGCGAGTGGCTGGAAGAGATCTTCTAG
- a CDS encoding cell division protein FtsQ/DivIB, with product MAFGKSKNRRRLDAAPRNDAVKGAVRSHGPSVAKALGLAVATAGLIWGGIELRAWAVVTPRFALESVNFSGLERASRPELLKLSGLTAGQNLWTLDPAALAKAMGQHPWVRTVEVTRRFPHGVSVEVTEHAPAALAVLGDLYVLDEEGEPFKRVTPGDGLDLPLVTGVERDAYVADPDGVRAKFREALDVTRAYARLLPGRSERLSEVRLENTGLALVTATGQEVRLGAGETEVKLQRLARVRRELSTRGLAAAIIRLDNRARPGWVAVRLSSGSDSVRSGDSTQ from the coding sequence ATGGCCTTCGGAAAATCCAAGAACCGCCGCCGCCTGGACGCCGCACCGCGCAATGACGCGGTGAAGGGCGCGGTCCGTTCGCACGGGCCGTCGGTGGCGAAGGCGCTGGGGCTGGCCGTCGCGACGGCGGGGCTCATCTGGGGCGGCATCGAACTGCGTGCCTGGGCGGTGGTGACGCCGCGCTTCGCGCTGGAGTCGGTGAACTTCTCCGGGCTGGAGCGGGCGTCGCGTCCGGAGCTCCTGAAGCTGTCCGGGCTGACGGCGGGGCAGAACCTGTGGACGCTGGACCCGGCCGCGCTGGCGAAGGCGATGGGCCAGCACCCCTGGGTGCGCACGGTGGAGGTGACGCGGCGGTTTCCGCACGGCGTGTCCGTGGAGGTGACGGAGCACGCCCCCGCGGCGCTGGCGGTGCTGGGCGACCTGTACGTGCTGGACGAGGAGGGCGAGCCCTTCAAGCGCGTCACCCCGGGGGACGGGCTGGACCTGCCGCTCGTCACCGGCGTGGAGCGCGACGCGTACGTGGCGGACCCGGACGGTGTGCGCGCGAAGTTCCGCGAGGCGCTGGATGTAACCCGTGCTTATGCGCGGCTGTTGCCGGGACGATCCGAGCGGCTTTCTGAAGTGCGCCTGGAGAACACCGGGCTTGCGCTGGTGACGGCGACGGGGCAGGAGGTGCGCCTCGGCGCGGGCGAAACGGAAGTCAAGCTCCAGCGGCTGGCGCGCGTTCGTCGCGAGCTCAGCACAAGGGGGCTTGCGGCCGCGATCATTCGCCTGGATAACCGTGCCCGACCGGGTTGGGTGGCGGTGAGGCTTTCGAGTGGGTCCGACTCCGTGCGGAGCGGGGACTCGACGCAGTGA
- a CDS encoding D-alanine--D-alanine ligase, with amino-acid sequence MTIGPRGFTPAELKAKRVGVLYGGLSSEREVSLRTGAAVAGALKGLGYDVVEIDVGKDLPARLIAEKVDVAWLALHGRFGEDGCVQGLLEAMFIPYTGSGVMASAVGMDKVYAKEIFVARGIPTPPYRAFDSAEAALAEADRLPFPFPVVVKPSREGSSVGVHICKTREDYTAAVQDAAKYAGTLLVEQFIKGREVQGGVLDNEALGVIEVKAAREFYDYEAKYKAGSGTQYLFPAPLPPDLYARVNEVSLGAHKALGCSGGSRSDVIVTEAGDVFLLEINTLPGMTASSLLPKIAAGRGIDFPALCERLLQGASLKA; translated from the coding sequence ATGACCATCGGTCCTCGAGGCTTCACCCCGGCTGAGTTGAAGGCCAAGCGCGTCGGCGTGCTGTACGGCGGCCTCTCCAGCGAGCGCGAGGTGTCCCTGCGCACCGGCGCCGCCGTGGCGGGCGCGCTCAAGGGGCTGGGCTACGACGTGGTGGAGATCGACGTGGGCAAGGACCTGCCCGCGCGCCTCATCGCGGAGAAGGTGGACGTGGCGTGGCTCGCGCTGCACGGCCGCTTCGGCGAGGACGGCTGCGTCCAGGGCCTGCTGGAGGCCATGTTCATCCCCTACACCGGCAGCGGCGTGATGGCGTCCGCGGTGGGCATGGACAAGGTGTACGCGAAGGAGATCTTCGTCGCGCGCGGCATCCCCACGCCGCCCTACCGGGCGTTCGACTCGGCGGAAGCGGCGCTCGCGGAAGCGGACCGCCTGCCGTTCCCCTTCCCGGTGGTGGTGAAGCCCAGCCGCGAGGGCAGCAGCGTGGGCGTGCACATCTGCAAGACGCGCGAGGACTACACCGCCGCCGTCCAGGACGCGGCGAAGTACGCGGGCACGCTCCTGGTGGAGCAGTTCATCAAGGGCCGGGAAGTGCAGGGCGGCGTGCTGGACAACGAGGCCCTGGGCGTCATCGAGGTCAAGGCCGCGCGCGAGTTCTACGACTACGAGGCCAAGTACAAGGCCGGCAGCGGTACTCAGTATCTCTTCCCCGCGCCGCTGCCCCCGGACCTGTACGCGCGCGTCAACGAGGTCTCCCTGGGCGCCCACAAGGCGCTGGGGTGTTCGGGTGGCTCGCGCTCGGACGTCATCGTCACCGAAGCTGGCGACGTGTTCCTGCTGGAAATCAACACGCTGCCCGGAATGACGGCCTCCAGCCTCCTGCCCAAAATCGCGGCGGGGCGGGGCATCGACTTCCCGGCCCTCTGTGAGCGGCTGCTCCAGGGCGCTTCGCTCAAGGCCTGA
- the murB gene encoding UDP-N-acetylmuramate dehydrogenase — protein MEPGQVTPLAARVARLPGLDVKPGEPLAPLISVRVGGPAEALVRPRSPDALVDLLRLARDEGLPVTVLGGGANTLVGDGGVPGLTVKLPPDLFPEVLDVGPDDGRVTLGTGAAIARLVNVMRAQGLVGAEFLAGIPGTLGGAVTMNAGTKNGECFRVVEAIEVATADGVGWLTKAQVPHTYRHATLPAGGIVTRVRFHLPKGDVVASKAAMDADLGYRKRTQPLSQPNFGSVFTNPPGDHAGRLIELVGLKGHTLGRAQVSTLHANWIVNLGGAAARDVRGLITLMQDRVQEATGIVMHPEVKFVGVFLP, from the coding sequence ATGGAGCCGGGGCAGGTGACACCGCTGGCGGCGCGCGTGGCGCGGCTGCCGGGCCTGGACGTCAAGCCGGGGGAACCCCTGGCGCCGCTCATCAGCGTGCGCGTGGGCGGCCCGGCGGAGGCCCTGGTGCGGCCGCGCTCGCCGGACGCGCTGGTGGACCTCTTGCGCCTGGCCCGCGACGAGGGCCTCCCCGTGACGGTGCTGGGCGGCGGCGCCAACACGCTGGTGGGCGACGGCGGCGTGCCGGGGCTCACCGTGAAGCTGCCCCCGGATTTGTTCCCGGAGGTGCTGGACGTGGGCCCGGACGACGGGCGGGTGACGCTGGGCACGGGCGCGGCCATCGCCCGGCTGGTCAACGTCATGCGCGCGCAGGGACTGGTGGGCGCGGAGTTCCTCGCGGGCATCCCCGGCACCCTGGGCGGCGCCGTCACCATGAACGCGGGCACCAAGAACGGCGAGTGCTTCCGCGTGGTGGAGGCCATCGAAGTGGCCACCGCGGACGGGGTGGGGTGGCTGACGAAGGCGCAGGTGCCGCACACCTACCGTCACGCCACGCTGCCCGCTGGAGGTATCGTCACCCGCGTGCGCTTCCATCTTCCCAAGGGCGATGTCGTGGCCAGCAAGGCGGCCATGGACGCGGACTTGGGCTACCGCAAGCGCACGCAGCCCTTGAGTCAGCCCAACTTCGGCAGCGTGTTCACCAACCCGCCGGGCGACCACGCCGGGCGGCTCATTGAACTTGTCGGCCTGAAGGGGCACACCCTGGGGCGCGCGCAGGTGTCCACGCTGCACGCGAACTGGATCGTCAACCTGGGCGGCGCGGCCGCTCGCGACGTGCGGGGCCTCATCACCCTGATGCAGGACCGGGTACAAGAGGCCACCGGCATCGTCATGCACCCCGAAGTCAAATTCGTCGGAGTCTTCCTTCCATGA
- the murC gene encoding UDP-N-acetylmuramate--L-alanine ligase: MSSKTVSNKPGSLFKTRHAAHVHFVGVGGIGMSGIAEVLLNLGYRVSGSDLRESDITRRLAKLGATLYEGHKASNLVHADVVVISSAVRKDNPEVVTARQRKIPVIPRAEMLAELMRLKYAVAVAGSHGKTTTTSMVATVLSAAGLDPTAVVGGKVNVLDSNAKLGKSELMVVEADESDGSFLKLHPSIAVVTNIDPEHMDHYGDLETLQSAFVEFCNRVPFYGLNVLCLDNPNVQALLPRIEKRFVTYGSSHMADYRLEGIALDGFTTTFRAFRREEDLGEFRVRMVGAHNAFNALAVVAIAEEMDIPLETVRGALAEFGGVQRRFTVRGEVGGITVVDDYGHHPTEVMATLSGARRAFGRRVVAAFQPHRYTRTHDLMKEFATAFNDADVLLVTSVYAAGEEPIPGATGDALAEAIRAHGHRDVTFVEKRADVAKALLERVREGDLVLTLGAGDITQVGPDLLTLMGAAKGG, encoded by the coding sequence ATGAGCAGCAAGACCGTCAGCAACAAGCCCGGCAGCCTCTTCAAGACGCGCCACGCGGCGCACGTGCACTTCGTGGGCGTGGGCGGCATCGGCATGAGCGGCATCGCGGAGGTGCTGCTCAACCTGGGCTACCGCGTCTCCGGCTCGGACCTGCGCGAGAGCGACATCACCCGCCGCCTGGCGAAGCTGGGCGCCACGCTCTACGAGGGCCACAAGGCGTCCAACCTGGTGCACGCGGACGTGGTCGTCATCTCCTCCGCGGTGCGCAAGGACAACCCGGAGGTGGTGACGGCGCGCCAGCGCAAGATTCCCGTCATCCCTCGCGCGGAGATGCTCGCGGAGCTGATGCGCCTGAAGTACGCGGTCGCCGTCGCCGGCAGCCACGGCAAGACGACGACGACGTCCATGGTGGCCACGGTGCTGTCCGCGGCGGGCCTGGACCCCACGGCGGTGGTGGGCGGCAAGGTGAACGTGCTCGACTCCAACGCCAAGCTGGGCAAGAGCGAGCTGATGGTGGTGGAGGCGGACGAGTCCGACGGCAGCTTCCTCAAGCTGCACCCGTCCATCGCGGTCGTCACCAACATCGACCCGGAGCACATGGACCACTACGGCGACCTGGAGACGCTCCAGTCCGCCTTCGTGGAGTTCTGCAACCGCGTGCCCTTCTACGGCCTCAACGTGCTGTGCCTGGACAACCCCAACGTCCAGGCGCTCTTGCCGCGCATCGAGAAGCGCTTCGTCACCTACGGCAGCTCGCACATGGCGGACTACCGGCTGGAGGGCATCGCGCTGGACGGCTTCACCACCACCTTCCGCGCCTTCCGCCGCGAGGAGGACCTGGGCGAGTTCCGCGTGCGCATGGTGGGCGCGCACAACGCCTTCAACGCGCTGGCGGTGGTGGCCATCGCGGAGGAGATGGACATCCCGCTGGAGACGGTGCGCGGGGCGCTGGCGGAGTTCGGCGGCGTGCAGCGCCGCTTCACCGTGCGCGGCGAGGTGGGCGGCATCACCGTGGTGGACGACTACGGGCACCACCCCACGGAGGTGATGGCCACGCTGTCCGGCGCGCGCCGCGCGTTCGGCCGCCGGGTGGTGGCCGCCTTCCAGCCGCACCGCTACACGCGCACGCACGACCTGATGAAGGAGTTCGCCACCGCGTTCAACGACGCGGACGTGCTGCTGGTCACCAGCGTCTACGCGGCGGGCGAGGAGCCGATTCCTGGCGCCACCGGCGATGCGCTGGCGGAGGCCATCCGCGCGCACGGCCACCGCGACGTGACCTTCGTGGAGAAGCGCGCGGACGTGGCGAAGGCGCTGCTGGAGCGCGTGCGCGAGGGCGACCTGGTGCTGACGCTGGGCGCGGGCGACATCACCCAGGTGGGCCCGGACCTGCTCACCCTGATGGGCGCGGCGAAGGGCGGGTAG
- the murG gene encoding undecaprenyldiphospho-muramoylpentapeptide beta-N-acetylglucosaminyltransferase: MKVLIAGGGTGGHLFPGIALAEEVVTRHPNNQVVFVGTEKGLEARVVPKEGYPLEFVKVQGLKGKGLLGLIKGLIALPLAFLASFRILSRQKPDVVVGVGGYASGPVVLAAWLMGIPTAIQEQNALPGLTNKVLGRIVKVVFTAFEEARTYFPEAKVQMIGNPIRKKLMDNYLRSSAAHEKFTVLIFGGSLGARGLNNRVLDALDSLGDVKEQLDIVHQTGKLDLETVRKGYADKGFADVAQVVEFIDDMSSAYAKADLVICRAGATSLAELTVCKKASILVPFPHATDNHQEVNARALVDAGAALMFRESELTGQKLAQELRGLMTDPAKLKQMAKKAGILGRPAAAKELADVCVDLTTQAWGPGGRDRGPKDVKKAPGSKA, from the coding sequence GTGAAGGTGCTCATCGCGGGCGGCGGCACCGGCGGCCACCTGTTCCCGGGCATCGCGCTGGCGGAAGAGGTCGTCACGCGCCATCCGAACAACCAGGTCGTCTTCGTGGGCACCGAGAAGGGCCTGGAGGCGCGCGTGGTGCCCAAGGAGGGCTACCCGCTGGAGTTCGTGAAGGTGCAGGGGCTCAAGGGCAAGGGCCTGCTCGGGCTCATCAAGGGCCTCATCGCGCTGCCGCTGGCGTTCCTCGCGTCGTTCCGCATCCTGTCGCGCCAGAAGCCGGACGTGGTGGTGGGCGTGGGCGGCTACGCGAGCGGGCCGGTGGTGCTGGCCGCGTGGCTGATGGGCATCCCCACCGCCATCCAGGAGCAGAACGCGCTGCCGGGCCTCACCAACAAGGTGCTGGGCCGCATCGTGAAGGTCGTCTTCACCGCCTTCGAGGAGGCGCGGACGTACTTCCCCGAAGCCAAGGTGCAGATGATTGGCAACCCCATCCGCAAGAAGCTGATGGACAACTACCTGCGCAGCAGCGCCGCGCACGAGAAGTTCACCGTCCTCATCTTCGGCGGCAGCCTGGGCGCGCGCGGCCTCAACAACCGCGTGCTGGACGCGCTGGACTCGCTGGGGGACGTGAAGGAGCAGCTCGACATCGTCCACCAGACGGGGAAGCTGGACCTGGAGACGGTGAGGAAGGGCTACGCGGACAAGGGCTTCGCGGACGTGGCCCAGGTGGTGGAGTTCATCGACGACATGTCCTCCGCCTACGCGAAGGCGGACCTGGTCATCTGCCGCGCGGGCGCCACGTCGCTGGCGGAGCTGACGGTGTGCAAGAAGGCCAGCATCCTGGTGCCCTTCCCGCACGCGACGGACAACCACCAGGAGGTGAACGCCCGCGCGCTGGTGGACGCGGGCGCGGCCCTGATGTTCCGCGAGTCGGAGCTCACCGGGCAGAAGCTGGCGCAAGAGCTGCGAGGCCTGATGACGGACCCGGCGAAGCTCAAGCAGATGGCGAAGAAGGCGGGCATCCTGGGCCGCCCCGCCGCCGCGAAGGAGCTGGCGGACGTGTGCGTGGACCTGACCACCCAGGCCTGGGGCCCGGGCGGACGGGACCGCGGACCCAAGGACGTGAAGAAGGCCCCCGGGAGCAAGGCATGA
- the ftsW gene encoding putative lipid II flippase FtsW, with product MKTSPPAAPVRFDPILLCAVLALVALGLVMTYSASAVLAQDKLGDSLYFLKRQLSAAGLGLVAMAVAMKLGWRKLARLAYPLLLIAIVLLIAVAIPGIGTTAGGARRWIRLPGFSLQPAEIAKFAWLVYLSYSLAKKREKVATFSIGFLPHLALCGILVLLCMLQPDFGSSVLLVFMLFVLLFAAGTKLSYLVGSVLLALPLAFVAIATSPYRMKRILAFLDPWAHRHDVGYQVAESLMSIGSGGITGLGLGDGRQKLFFLPEAHTDFIFSILGEELGLIGVGLLVVLYAVVLWRGIRAALAAGETFGTYLGLGISSIIAFQATVNMCVAMGLLPTKGLTLPFVSYGGTSLVVLMGSAGVLLSLSANTQGAARPVRTGTTDLREVTA from the coding sequence ATGAAGACCTCTCCTCCGGCCGCCCCCGTGCGGTTCGATCCGATTCTGCTGTGCGCGGTGCTGGCGCTCGTGGCGCTGGGCCTGGTGATGACGTACTCGGCCAGCGCGGTGCTCGCGCAGGACAAACTGGGCGACAGCCTCTACTTCCTCAAGCGCCAGCTGTCCGCCGCGGGCCTGGGCCTCGTGGCCATGGCGGTGGCCATGAAGCTGGGGTGGCGGAAGCTGGCGCGGCTGGCGTACCCGCTCCTGCTCATCGCCATCGTGCTGCTCATCGCGGTGGCCATCCCCGGCATCGGCACCACGGCGGGCGGCGCGCGGCGGTGGATCCGCCTGCCGGGCTTCAGCCTCCAGCCCGCGGAGATCGCCAAGTTCGCGTGGCTCGTCTACCTGTCCTATTCGCTCGCGAAGAAGCGGGAGAAGGTGGCCACGTTCTCCATCGGCTTCCTGCCGCACCTGGCCCTGTGCGGCATCCTGGTGCTGCTGTGCATGCTCCAGCCGGACTTCGGCAGCAGCGTGCTGCTGGTGTTCATGCTCTTCGTGCTGCTGTTCGCGGCGGGCACGAAGCTGTCGTACCTCGTGGGGTCCGTGCTGCTCGCGCTGCCGCTGGCCTTCGTCGCCATCGCGACCAGCCCGTACCGCATGAAGCGCATCCTCGCGTTCCTGGACCCGTGGGCCCACCGGCACGACGTGGGCTACCAGGTGGCGGAGTCGCTCATGTCCATCGGCTCCGGTGGCATCACCGGCCTGGGGCTGGGGGACGGCCGGCAGAAGCTGTTCTTCCTGCCGGAGGCGCACACGGACTTCATCTTCTCCATCCTCGGTGAGGAGCTGGGGCTCATCGGCGTGGGGCTGCTGGTGGTGCTGTACGCCGTCGTCCTCTGGCGCGGCATCCGCGCGGCCCTGGCGGCGGGGGAGACCTTCGGCACGTACCTGGGCCTGGGCATCAGCTCCATCATCGCGTTCCAGGCCACGGTGAACATGTGCGTGGCCATGGGCCTGTTGCCCACGAAGGGCCTGACGCTGCCGTTCGTGTCCTACGGCGGCACGTCGCTGGTGGTGCTGATGGGCTCCGCGGGCGTGCTGTTGTCGCTCAGCGCGAACACCCAGGGCGCGGCGCGGCCGGTGCGCACGGGCACGACGGACCTGCGGGAGGTGACGGCGTGA
- the murD gene encoding UDP-N-acetylmuramoyl-L-alanine--D-glutamate ligase: protein MNPSLSGRKVAVFGLAKSGVAALRLLVQQGAKVTALDARSEDALGDVAKELRAKGVELVTGATPEGLLTRQDLVVVSPGVPLSLPELEAARTSGVPVWGEIELAGRYLTGTRLLGITGTNGKSTTTALTGELYAKAGLRTFVGGNLGRPLAEAAMSPGDWDALVVELSSFQLEGIHQLKPTGAAILNLTPDHLDRYANHAEYGAAKARIFMNQDAGSDFAVVNADDAAVMGLATSARAPVYGFSLTGRPVVDAPKLAGLAIARPGGFELEFAGESYTLTNRSLRGAHNAQNAMAAALLARLGGVAKDAVQAGLDSYPGLAHRLESVRVLDGVEWVNDSKATNVDSVLVALKAFAGDVWLIAGGKGKGAPYAPMVEAGQGKVKGVLTIGQDADALARAYANDAPVHACGTLDAAVAKAREVARPGDTVLLSPACASYDQFKNFEDRGDTFKRLVGAL, encoded by the coding sequence ATGAATCCCTCGCTGTCCGGTCGGAAGGTCGCGGTGTTCGGGCTGGCCAAGAGCGGCGTCGCGGCGCTCCGGCTGCTCGTCCAGCAGGGCGCGAAGGTGACGGCGCTGGACGCGCGCTCCGAGGACGCGCTCGGCGACGTGGCGAAGGAGCTCCGCGCGAAAGGCGTCGAGCTCGTCACCGGCGCCACGCCCGAGGGGCTGCTCACCCGCCAGGACCTGGTGGTGGTGAGCCCGGGCGTGCCGCTGTCGCTGCCGGAGCTGGAGGCCGCGCGCACGTCGGGTGTCCCCGTGTGGGGCGAGATTGAACTCGCGGGCCGCTACCTCACGGGCACGCGCTTGCTGGGCATCACCGGCACCAACGGCAAGAGCACCACCACGGCGCTCACCGGCGAGCTGTACGCGAAGGCGGGCCTGCGCACCTTCGTGGGTGGCAACCTGGGCCGTCCGCTGGCGGAGGCGGCCATGTCGCCCGGGGACTGGGACGCGCTGGTGGTGGAGCTGTCCAGCTTCCAGCTGGAGGGCATCCACCAGCTCAAGCCCACGGGCGCGGCCATCCTCAACCTCACGCCGGACCACCTGGACCGCTACGCCAACCACGCCGAGTACGGCGCGGCCAAGGCGCGCATCTTCATGAACCAGGACGCGGGCAGCGACTTCGCCGTGGTGAACGCGGACGACGCGGCGGTGATGGGGCTGGCCACGTCCGCGCGCGCGCCCGTGTACGGCTTCAGCCTCACGGGCCGCCCGGTGGTGGACGCGCCGAAGCTGGCGGGGCTGGCCATCGCCCGGCCCGGCGGCTTCGAATTGGAGTTCGCGGGCGAGTCCTACACGCTCACCAACCGCTCGCTCCGGGGCGCGCACAACGCGCAGAACGCGATGGCGGCGGCGCTGCTGGCGCGGCTGGGCGGCGTGGCGAAGGACGCGGTGCAGGCGGGCCTGGACAGCTACCCGGGCCTGGCGCACCGGCTGGAGAGCGTGCGCGTGCTGGACGGCGTGGAGTGGGTGAACGACTCCAAGGCCACCAACGTGGACTCCGTGCTGGTGGCGCTCAAGGCGTTCGCGGGCGACGTGTGGCTCATCGCGGGCGGCAAGGGCAAGGGCGCGCCGTACGCGCCCATGGTGGAGGCGGGGCAGGGGAAGGTGAAGGGCGTGCTGACCATTGGCCAGGACGCGGACGCGCTGGCGCGGGCGTACGCGAACGACGCGCCGGTGCACGCGTGCGGCACGCTGGACGCGGCGGTGGCGAAGGCGCGTGAGGTCGCGCGGCCCGGGGACACGGTGCTCCTGTCCCCGGCGTGCGCGTCGTACGACCAGTTCAAGAACTTCGAGGACCGGGGCGACACGTTCAAGCGCCTCGTCGGGGCGCTCTGA
- the mraY gene encoding phospho-N-acetylmuramoyl-pentapeptide-transferase, with translation MLYLLYELIQNTEAGRVLNFLRYPTFRIIAAGVFALLLGMLIGPRLIARLRLKQHGQSNVREDTPDTHQKKKGTPTMGGALILICIAAGTLLFADLKSRGVWVMILLTFGYGFIGFLDDWLKLSKRNSKGLAGRKKMVLQTVFYLIAIFGLMCTWTKADGSFGPTLLIDTRLTLPFVPSHWFNPDLGWFYVVFAWVVIVGTSNAVNLTDGLDGLAIVPTIVSAVTFCVLCYVAGTTLHIADTETVNGVARLTATPLYRYLGILQVPGGAELAVFCASIVGAGISFLWFNTYPASVFMGDIGSLALGGALGGLAVFSKNEVVSAIIHGIFFAEALSVMIQVASFKMTGKRVFKMAPVHHHFELKGLAEPKIIVRFWIVAILCGGVALLSLKLR, from the coding sequence GTGCTGTACCTTCTGTACGAGCTCATCCAGAACACCGAGGCCGGGCGCGTCCTCAACTTCCTGCGCTACCCGACCTTCCGCATCATCGCCGCGGGCGTCTTCGCCCTGCTCCTGGGGATGCTGATTGGCCCGCGCCTCATCGCGCGGCTGCGCCTGAAGCAGCACGGGCAGAGCAACGTGCGCGAGGACACCCCGGACACGCACCAGAAGAAGAAGGGCACGCCCACCATGGGTGGCGCGCTCATCCTCATCTGCATCGCGGCGGGCACGCTCCTGTTCGCGGACCTCAAGTCGCGCGGCGTCTGGGTGATGATCCTCCTCACCTTCGGCTACGGCTTCATCGGCTTCCTGGACGACTGGCTCAAGCTGTCCAAGCGCAACTCCAAGGGCCTGGCCGGGCGCAAGAAGATGGTGCTGCAGACCGTCTTCTACCTCATCGCCATCTTCGGCCTGATGTGCACGTGGACGAAGGCGGACGGCTCCTTCGGGCCCACGCTGCTCATCGACACGCGGCTGACGCTGCCGTTCGTGCCCTCGCACTGGTTCAACCCGGACCTGGGCTGGTTCTACGTCGTGTTCGCGTGGGTGGTCATCGTGGGCACGTCCAACGCGGTGAACCTCACGGACGGCCTGGACGGCCTGGCCATCGTCCCCACCATCGTGTCGGCGGTGACCTTCTGCGTGCTCTGCTACGTGGCGGGCACCACGCTGCACATCGCGGACACGGAGACGGTGAACGGCGTCGCCAGGCTCACGGCCACGCCGCTGTACCGCTACCTGGGCATCCTCCAGGTGCCGGGCGGCGCGGAGCTGGCCGTCTTCTGCGCGAGCATCGTGGGCGCGGGCATCTCCTTCCTCTGGTTCAACACCTACCCGGCGTCGGTGTTCATGGGCGACATCGGCTCGCTGGCCCTGGGCGGCGCGCTGGGCGGGCTGGCGGTGTTCTCCAAGAACGAGGTGGTCTCCGCCATCATCCACGGCATCTTCTTCGCGGAGGCGCTCTCCGTGATGATCCAGGTGGCGTCCTTCAAGATGACGGGCAAGCGGGTCTTCAAGATGGCGCCCGTGCACCACCACTTCGAGCTCAAGGGACTGGCCGAGCCGAAGATCATCGTGCGTTTCTGGATTGTCGCCATCCTCTGTGGTGGCGTGGCCCTGCTTTCCCTGAAACTGCGCTAG